A genomic window from Desulfobacterales bacterium includes:
- a CDS encoding type II toxin-antitoxin system HicB family antitoxin, with the protein MKREFNVIIEHDSDGYYVASVPELRGCHTQAKSLDTLIERIKEAIELCLEVEAERVSDLHFVGIQRIAVGL; encoded by the coding sequence ATGAAACGGGAATTTAATGTAATTATTGAGCATGATTCAGATGGCTATTATGTCGCAAGTGTTCCTGAACTGAGAGGATGTCATACACAAGCAAAGTCTTTAGATACTCTTATAGAACGTATCAAAGAAGCGATAGAGTTATGTTTGGAAGTTGAGGCTGAAAGAGTTTCAGATTTGCACTTTGTCGGAATTCAAAGAATAGCGGTAGGATTATGA
- a CDS encoding type II toxin-antitoxin system HicA family toxin, whose product MSKIPRLTARQLISALKKAGFEVIRIKGSHHYLQHPGRRSTVVPVHSGETIGVGLMNKILSDCEIGVEELKKYL is encoded by the coding sequence ATGAGTAAAATACCACGACTCACAGCTCGTCAACTTATATCTGCTTTAAAAAAAGCAGGCTTTGAAGTGATTCGTATAAAAGGTAGTCATCATTATCTTCAGCATCCTGGCCGTCGTTCTACAGTTGTACCCGTTCATTCGGGTGAAACCATAGGGGTAGGTTTGATGAATAAGATTCTTAGTGATTGTGAGATAGGCGTTGAGGAGTTAAAGAAATATCTTTAG